A section of the Armatimonadota bacterium genome encodes:
- a CDS encoding NAD-dependent epimerase/dehydratase family protein: MGNLLITGASGFFGRHLVRQAAERAHLAPSSSELNLLRFEGLAEWLAQNRIDTIIHAAGFVGGIGLNKDHPGRMAADNLRMGLNVLEAAARAGGMHVVIVSTICVYPEDASVPTNESQIYEGFPSEVTSFYGLAKRELLSLAEGLRREYGLSYTYIIPTNLYGPGDHFDEAKSHVVPALLRRALEAKEAGAEEIVVWGDGSQTRDLLYVQDAAKGVLLATDRGLNGEVFNLSSGRETSIKELAETICSTVGYEGRLVWDVDKPGGAPRRALDGTRASEIMGFQAETRLEDGLRKTLAWYLEHRES; this comes from the coding sequence ATGGGAAATCTCCTCATAACTGGCGCTTCGGGGTTCTTCGGAAGGCATCTCGTTCGACAGGCCGCAGAGAGAGCGCACTTGGCGCCATCGAGCTCCGAACTGAACTTGCTCCGGTTCGAAGGTTTGGCAGAATGGCTCGCTCAGAACCGGATCGACACGATCATCCATGCCGCGGGCTTTGTCGGGGGTATCGGGCTAAACAAGGACCACCCCGGACGCATGGCGGCCGACAACCTGCGAATGGGGCTCAACGTGCTGGAAGCCGCCGCCAGGGCCGGCGGAATGCACGTGGTGATCGTCTCCACGATCTGCGTGTACCCGGAGGACGCCTCGGTTCCTACCAATGAGTCCCAGATTTATGAAGGTTTCCCATCAGAAGTAACCTCCTTCTATGGCCTTGCCAAGCGCGAGCTGCTCTCGCTCGCCGAGGGGCTGCGCCGCGAATATGGCCTCTCCTACACCTACATCATCCCGACCAACCTCTATGGCCCCGGCGACCACTTCGACGAGGCCAAATCCCACGTGGTGCCCGCCCTTCTCCGGCGAGCCCTCGAAGCGAAAGAAGCCGGCGCAGAGGAGATCGTCGTTTGGGGAGACGGGTCGCAGACCCGCGACTTGCTCTATGTTCAGGACGCGGCCAAGGGTGTGCTGCTCGCGACGGATCGCGGGCTGAACGGAGAGGTTTTTAACCTGAGCTCGGGCCGCGAAACTTCCATCAAGGAGCTTGCCGAGACCATCTGCAGCACCGTTGGGTATGAAGGACGGCTGGTGTGGGACGTGGACAAGCCCGGAGGCGCCCCGAGACGAGCGCTCGATGGCACGCGTGCGTCGGAGATCATGGGTTTCCAAGCGGAAACCCGCCTTGAGGATGGTCTTCGCAAGACTCTTGCCTGGTATCTGGAGCATCGCGAAAGCTAA
- a CDS encoding UDP-glucose/GDP-mannose dehydrogenase family protein, with protein MRVAVVGAGYVGLVTAVVLADMGNDVICVDNDPEKVAKLRNGVSPIFEPGVEELLKRGLAEGFLSISDSVEDATRKSDIVFIAVGTPPGVDGYPDLSAVRSVAAQIGRSIDKRTVVVNKSTVPVGSGSLVEDVILEQGADGGLFDVVSNPEFLREGSAVNDTRFPDRIVIGAKCKDAAVRLVELYAPLEKPFIVTDLVSAEMIKYASNSFLAMKISYINAISRLCEACGGNVDDVARGMGTDARIGPQFLNAGLGWGGSCFPKDLLGLYKIAQHHGYDFHLLKSVMDINEDQTLHALGRLEEKLGTFEGKTIGLMGLSFKPNTDDIRDAKSLVIIDEVLKRGGRVQAFDPIASSKVEKLFPDAHYVKSVFDVSKDADALILVTEWNEFRQIDLARLAAPMRNRVLFDGRRIYKKAAVEKAGFEYMSVGS; from the coding sequence ATGAGAGTTGCGGTAGTTGGGGCGGGTTATGTGGGTCTAGTCACGGCGGTTGTGCTGGCGGATATGGGGAACGATGTCATTTGTGTGGACAACGACCCAGAGAAAGTCGCGAAGCTGAGGAACGGAGTTTCTCCCATCTTCGAGCCCGGGGTCGAGGAACTGCTGAAGCGCGGACTCGCCGAGGGGTTCCTTTCGATTTCCGATTCTGTCGAGGATGCGACGCGCAAGAGCGATATCGTATTCATCGCGGTCGGCACGCCTCCGGGCGTGGATGGCTATCCCGACCTCAGCGCCGTGCGCAGCGTGGCCGCCCAGATCGGCCGCAGCATCGACAAGAGGACCGTTGTCGTGAACAAGTCCACCGTCCCGGTGGGCAGCGGGAGCCTGGTGGAAGACGTGATCCTGGAGCAGGGCGCGGACGGGGGTCTGTTCGACGTCGTCAGCAACCCAGAATTCCTGCGGGAAGGCTCGGCGGTCAACGACACGCGCTTCCCGGATCGCATCGTCATTGGGGCAAAGTGCAAGGATGCGGCGGTCCGTCTGGTTGAGCTCTATGCCCCACTCGAAAAGCCCTTCATCGTCACCGATCTCGTCAGCGCCGAGATGATCAAGTACGCCAGCAACAGCTTTCTGGCGATGAAGATCAGCTATATCAATGCCATCAGCCGGCTTTGCGAGGCCTGCGGCGGCAACGTGGACGACGTCGCCCGTGGTATGGGAACCGATGCCCGGATCGGCCCACAGTTCTTAAACGCCGGCCTCGGCTGGGGTGGGAGCTGCTTCCCAAAGGACCTTCTTGGCCTTTACAAGATCGCCCAGCACCATGGTTACGACTTCCACCTCTTGAAGTCTGTGATGGACATCAACGAAGACCAAACCCTGCACGCGCTCGGCCGGCTGGAAGAGAAGCTCGGGACCTTCGAAGGGAAGACCATCGGCCTGATGGGGCTCTCATTCAAGCCCAACACCGACGACATCCGCGACGCGAAGTCGCTGGTCATTATCGACGAGGTGCTCAAGCGCGGCGGCCGCGTCCAGGCCTTTGATCCAATCGCCTCTTCTAAGGTCGAGAAGCTCTTTCCCGACGCGCACTATGTGAAGTCAGTCTTCGATGTGTCGAAAGACGCAGACGCGCTCATCCTCGTGACCGAGTGGAACGAGTTCCGCCAGATCGATCTGGCGCGGCTGGCGGCTCCAATGCGCAACAGAGTGCTCTTCGACGGCCGACGCATCTACAAGAAGGCTGCTGTCGAAAAGGCGGGCTTTGAGTACATGAGCGTCGGCAGTTGA
- a CDS encoding glycosyltransferase translates to MNSPDSKAKPRLLIATNVVAPYRVPVYEALAEELDVTLLVSGGHANRASWKKYEEGAAPYRVVIDHSITIPWTKRNKLGARDQRYFQVQLDLLKQLRKARPDFVLSIEMGVRSALCMAYSKIARKPFWIWWGGTPHSERDVGFAKKVIRKCFVLAGARYVSYGKTSTDYLLQLGVKPDRICQIQNCVSPGIFTLDGPKADVGFDGTVLLYVGRLVRLKGIDLLLRACATIRKEGTRFRLVLAGDGPERENLQRQAQESGLEDLLFLNEVPLEEMPALYRRADLMVLPTLDDVWGLVVNEAIFTGTPVIASKFAGCAEELLPSGQIFDPTNPDEFCAVLRKGLTGGFPPTPTTVLWTPKRVASHIAQALRSSSKR, encoded by the coding sequence ATGAACTCCCCGGATTCGAAAGCCAAACCCCGGCTGCTGATCGCAACGAACGTGGTTGCCCCATATCGCGTTCCCGTTTACGAAGCGCTCGCCGAAGAACTTGATGTGACGCTCCTCGTTTCGGGCGGGCATGCCAACAGGGCCTCCTGGAAGAAATACGAGGAAGGTGCAGCCCCGTATCGTGTCGTTATCGATCACTCGATCACGATTCCATGGACCAAGCGAAACAAGCTCGGGGCAAGGGACCAACGCTATTTCCAAGTACAGCTCGACCTGCTCAAGCAGCTGCGCAAAGCGCGTCCAGACTTCGTCCTCTCGATCGAGATGGGAGTCCGGTCCGCGCTCTGCATGGCCTATTCAAAGATCGCGCGAAAGCCCTTTTGGATTTGGTGGGGCGGCACACCCCACAGCGAGCGGGATGTGGGCTTCGCGAAGAAGGTTATTCGCAAGTGCTTCGTGCTGGCGGGAGCCCGGTATGTTAGTTATGGGAAGACTTCCACTGACTACTTGCTTCAGCTCGGCGTGAAGCCGGACCGGATTTGCCAGATCCAGAACTGCGTCAGCCCGGGCATCTTCACACTGGATGGGCCGAAGGCAGACGTTGGATTCGACGGCACGGTTCTGCTCTATGTGGGCAGATTGGTGCGGCTCAAAGGAATAGACCTTCTCCTCCGAGCTTGTGCGACGATCCGCAAAGAGGGAACGAGGTTTCGCCTTGTGCTGGCAGGGGATGGACCGGAGCGAGAAAACTTGCAGCGGCAGGCTCAAGAATCCGGGCTTGAGGATCTCCTCTTTCTGAACGAGGTGCCTCTTGAAGAGATGCCGGCACTCTATCGCCGCGCAGACCTGATGGTTCTGCCTACCTTGGACGACGTTTGGGGATTGGTCGTCAATGAGGCGATATTTACCGGAACACCCGTCATCGCATCGAAATTTGCCGGCTGCGCGGAAGAACTACTCCCGTCGGGTCAGATTTTCGATCCGACGAACCCTGATGAGTTTTGTGCGGTCCTTCGCAAAGGCCTCACGGGTGGCTTTCCCCCAACTCCCACAACGGTTCTCTGGACTCCAAAGCGCGTTGCCTCGCATATCGCGCAAGCTCTTAGGTCTTCCTCAAAGCGCTGA
- a CDS encoding O-antigen ligase family protein, whose amino-acid sequence MAITAAPTRPVLGQKAGQDVNVGFIWWAHILVVLPFAGSYVFANFLQAVTIIRNGSVVLGALWLVIAFVRYRVQARWCLPVALLLFLQIWGTFSSAFVSATFGRSIPFNYADLLFLRYIYMFFVASILIQIQPSQRLHLMRTIIVVCGANALVQYLQFVHFAPAFALSQADTLGYDLQNWDQRAGTRAAGFYTFSGNSALPDALVAAWFVGQLAVRKLSAWEHFGFFFFVGGSFIAQARTHLPGLLLVFAFYLFFLIRSERERAPAIISGIFAGIGVLLAVAYNRLAYIFGESFLSAANLRYRSSVAWNQANAILKDFPWTGVGPDPSVISNRSIFADKYSLERALEQGWLALQAQFGVVGLLLGMIAIGATIFSPMLILPKPQESAQRKGLVISLALMATCIALGMMGNTVLHWETSFYVFLLTAGLFMRTTQEQSDFTQASYGLKA is encoded by the coding sequence ATGGCGATCACCGCAGCCCCAACACGACCTGTACTCGGCCAAAAGGCCGGACAGGACGTGAACGTCGGGTTCATCTGGTGGGCGCACATTTTGGTGGTTCTGCCATTCGCGGGCTCGTATGTGTTCGCCAACTTTCTTCAGGCCGTCACGATTATCCGAAACGGATCGGTCGTCCTTGGTGCCCTGTGGCTGGTTATCGCGTTTGTGCGATACCGCGTTCAAGCGCGGTGGTGTCTCCCCGTTGCGCTTCTCCTGTTTCTTCAGATTTGGGGAACGTTCAGCTCGGCGTTCGTATCGGCGACGTTTGGGCGCAGCATCCCGTTCAACTATGCGGACCTGCTGTTCCTGCGCTACATCTATATGTTCTTCGTGGCCTCGATTCTGATCCAGATTCAGCCGAGCCAACGACTTCACCTGATGCGCACGATCATCGTCGTGTGCGGCGCAAACGCCCTCGTCCAGTACCTGCAGTTCGTTCACTTCGCACCGGCGTTTGCCCTATCTCAGGCCGACACTCTAGGTTACGACCTGCAGAACTGGGACCAGCGCGCCGGAACGCGGGCGGCAGGTTTCTACACATTTAGCGGCAACAGCGCGTTACCGGATGCGCTGGTGGCCGCGTGGTTCGTGGGCCAGCTCGCGGTGCGAAAGCTCTCGGCCTGGGAGCATTTCGGCTTCTTCTTCTTTGTGGGCGGCTCGTTCATTGCGCAAGCCCGCACCCACCTTCCGGGGCTCCTACTGGTCTTTGCCTTTTATCTCTTCTTCCTCATTCGCAGTGAACGCGAGAGGGCGCCTGCGATCATCTCGGGGATCTTCGCAGGCATTGGAGTGCTCCTCGCCGTAGCATACAACCGACTTGCCTACATTTTTGGCGAGAGCTTCCTCAGTGCGGCGAACCTGAGATACCGCTCCTCGGTCGCCTGGAACCAAGCCAACGCGATCCTCAAGGACTTCCCTTGGACGGGTGTGGGCCCAGACCCGTCCGTCATCTCGAACCGTTCGATCTTCGCGGACAAGTATTCCTTGGAGCGCGCTCTGGAGCAAGGCTGGTTGGCACTTCAGGCGCAATTCGGCGTCGTCGGTCTCCTCCTTGGCATGATCGCCATTGGAGCCACGATCTTCTCGCCGATGCTCATCCTCCCCAAACCGCAGGAAAGCGCGCAGCGGAAGGGACTCGTGATCTCCCTGGCTCTGATGGCGACGTGCATCGCCCTGGGGATGATGGGCAACACGGTGCTGCACTGGGAGACCTCGTTCTATGTCTTCCTGCTGACTGCAGGACTCTTCATGCGCACCACTCAAGAGCAAAGCGACTTCACGCAGGCCAGCTACGGCCTCAAGGCGTAA
- a CDS encoding right-handed parallel beta-helix repeat-containing protein, with amino-acid sequence MIQFCSFRKGTPKPLLRSPVRVLLGLLTFVLSAGALGAPTTLYVATNGNDSWAGTLSSPNSTNTNGPLRTFEGAKARLRLLRSQNLLSSQGAVVQFLPGRYAMSSTLTLGNTDSGTSTGPIIFRSQTPRGAVFDGGMPVSGWAKASDPGMMSRFSPAAAPYIYELSLSAAGVPNAGTLKPRGAWQTMGPAPLELVQNGSPTRLAAWPNTGWAKVNAKVGSAVFQSDAARPASWRSLSDVWVQGYFGNHWADHTIALAGYDRALGVVTLASAPPYNIKAKMRYRFVNIPEELDAPGEYYVDRAGGKMYFWSQDSGTPKNTEVTLLEGVFVQFVQASNITLEGFVFKNSRAGGIVGYTCSNLKFLNCAMQNLGHRAITMTGNDLKVQACDIRDTGYGGIFLSGGSRATLTSSNNQILNNQIYRGGRLVQTGDAGIQVEGVGARIANNAIYDQPEYGVIFSGNDHLVERNEIFDVCKETGDTGAVYVGRDLTYQGNVVRDNLFRKLPALQDLSASVNRVTAVYLDDFVSGTSITGNVMVDCYNGVQNGGGNDNVIKNNMMLRCTYSMVLDSRGLLWAAASVLPGGIVYNRLYTYDVTKAPWTKYPKLPLYPTEDLRYAKRNLVSTNVLLDSGVIINSANAFSLTLNSVTNNAVDTVACLRDPLHWDFSILSGTPAAQIGFTPVNLNTMGLQIDSYRLSVPNLRGN; translated from the coding sequence ATGATTCAGTTCTGTTCTTTCCGAAAGGGGACCCCCAAACCCCTGCTTCGCTCTCCCGTCCGCGTCCTTCTGGGACTGCTGACCTTCGTACTGTCTGCCGGCGCCCTCGGTGCGCCCACGACCCTCTATGTCGCGACCAACGGCAACGACTCCTGGGCTGGGACGCTCTCCAGCCCGAATAGCACAAACACCAACGGGCCCCTCCGAACTTTTGAGGGCGCCAAGGCGCGCCTTAGGCTGCTGCGGTCCCAGAACTTGCTCTCCTCGCAGGGAGCAGTCGTACAGTTCTTGCCCGGGCGCTACGCAATGTCCTCAACCCTGACCCTCGGAAACACCGACTCGGGGACTTCCACGGGACCGATCATCTTTCGCTCCCAAACACCTCGTGGGGCCGTCTTCGACGGGGGCATGCCGGTTTCCGGCTGGGCAAAGGCGTCCGACCCGGGGATGATGAGCCGCTTCAGTCCCGCCGCAGCGCCCTACATCTACGAGCTGAGCCTCTCAGCTGCCGGGGTGCCGAATGCCGGCACCCTTAAGCCGCGCGGCGCCTGGCAAACCATGGGCCCCGCCCCTCTTGAGCTGGTTCAGAACGGCTCCCCGACACGGCTTGCCGCCTGGCCGAACACGGGCTGGGCAAAAGTCAACGCCAAGGTGGGTTCTGCGGTCTTTCAGAGCGACGCGGCAAGGCCCGCCTCGTGGAGGTCGCTCTCCGACGTTTGGGTGCAGGGCTACTTTGGCAACCACTGGGCCGACCATACGATCGCCCTTGCAGGCTATGACAGGGCCTTGGGCGTGGTAACGCTGGCAAGCGCACCCCCTTACAACATCAAGGCGAAGATGCGCTATCGATTCGTCAACATTCCTGAGGAACTGGACGCGCCTGGCGAATACTATGTGGACCGCGCAGGTGGGAAGATGTACTTCTGGTCGCAAGACTCGGGGACACCGAAGAACACCGAAGTGACCCTGCTCGAAGGGGTCTTCGTTCAGTTCGTCCAAGCTTCGAACATCACGCTTGAGGGGTTTGTTTTCAAGAACAGCCGGGCAGGAGGCATCGTCGGCTACACCTGCTCGAACCTCAAGTTCCTGAACTGCGCAATGCAGAACCTGGGCCACCGGGCCATCACGATGACCGGCAATGATCTAAAGGTGCAGGCTTGCGACATTCGGGACACCGGCTATGGCGGCATCTTCCTCTCAGGGGGAAGCCGAGCCACGCTCACGAGCAGCAACAACCAGATCCTCAACAACCAGATCTACCGGGGCGGGCGGCTCGTCCAGACCGGAGATGCTGGTATCCAGGTCGAGGGCGTCGGCGCGCGCATCGCGAACAACGCCATCTACGATCAGCCGGAATACGGCGTCATCTTCAGCGGCAATGACCACCTCGTCGAGCGCAACGAGATCTTTGACGTCTGCAAGGAGACCGGCGACACCGGCGCCGTCTACGTTGGGCGCGACCTAACCTATCAAGGCAACGTCGTGCGGGACAACCTGTTCCGCAAGCTTCCGGCCCTTCAGGACCTCTCCGCGAGCGTAAACCGAGTCACCGCCGTGTATTTGGACGACTTCGTCAGCGGTACATCGATCACTGGCAACGTGATGGTCGACTGCTACAACGGCGTTCAGAATGGTGGCGGAAACGACAACGTCATCAAGAACAACATGATGCTCCGATGCACCTATTCGATGGTGCTGGACTCTCGCGGGCTGCTCTGGGCCGCAGCCTCGGTCCTTCCGGGCGGTATCGTGTACAACCGGCTGTACACCTATGACGTCACCAAGGCTCCGTGGACCAAATACCCCAAGCTGCCCCTCTATCCGACCGAGGACCTTCGCTACGCCAAGCGCAACTTGGTATCGACCAACGTGCTGCTCGACAGCGGCGTCATCATCAATTCGGCCAATGCCTTCTCGCTGACTCTGAACTCGGTGACGAATAATGCGGTAGACACGGTGGCTTGTCTGCGCGATCCGCTTCATTGGGATTTTTCGATCCTCAGCGGCACACCGGCGGCCCAAATCGGATTCACACCAGTGAACCTGAACACGATGGGACTTCAGATTGACTCCTATCGACTGAGCGTCCCGAACCTCCGCGGCAACTAG
- a CDS encoding right-handed parallel beta-helix repeat-containing protein — MAWVLRTHVPRWGGSHRRTNSKTALTALIGALAAIGLATPTTIYVSPNGKDTWSGSLSAPNAQQTDGPKATLEGAKTRIRQLKQSNSLSAEGAQVLVMPGTYKLSATLGFGAADSGTAAAPIVYKSVVPRGAILDAGKTISAWFMVKDKTVLKRLPASAAKRVLCADLAGQGVSNLGTLKARGAWMSVTPAPLELLVDDSPANLASWPQYGWATIGQATSSNSFKAGSQRSRAWQSLSDTWCQGFFGNNWADYTFPISSYNRATGAISLALSPSYGIKEGMRYRLINALEELDRPGEYFVDRTLSRIYYWPIGPIGSAKTEVTLLEGPLVQFASASNMRFEGFVFKNGRGHGLVAYSSNDIDVVNCEFKNLGNRALYMIGNGCLIHANDIRNTGYGGIYVSGGDRATLTPDNNVITNNQVHDTCRLVPSSEAGIQVLGVGTRVANNAIYDIPEYGVLFSGNDIVIENNEIFRVCLETGDTGAIYIGRDMTMQGNIVRNNLIRDVVAKQANSEICRVVGVYLDDFMSGVTVTGNAFVRCSSGLLIGGGKDNKATNNMFIDTSESIVADGRGMTWASAAVQPGGTVYTRLQAFNLNTPPWTKYAFLSGYLSSDLRVPERNLLRYNLYIDSGQIVSDSVFLVSPNTVASNVSDGKAALMNPANYDFKVVNGSNASTIPFTDILPSTMGLVADSYRLTVPDLRTQSIQGLP, encoded by the coding sequence ATGGCTTGGGTACTGCGAACTCATGTGCCGCGATGGGGTGGCTCTCACCGGCGCACAAACTCGAAGACTGCACTGACGGCACTGATCGGCGCATTGGCAGCGATTGGCCTGGCCACGCCGACAACGATCTATGTGTCGCCTAACGGCAAGGACACCTGGTCGGGCTCCTTGAGCGCGCCAAACGCGCAGCAGACCGACGGCCCTAAGGCCACGCTCGAGGGCGCGAAGACACGCATCCGCCAGCTCAAGCAGTCGAACTCGCTTTCCGCAGAAGGTGCCCAAGTTCTCGTGATGCCGGGCACCTACAAGCTGTCTGCGACGCTTGGTTTTGGCGCCGCTGATTCCGGAACGGCTGCCGCCCCGATCGTCTACAAGTCGGTCGTCCCGCGCGGCGCGATCCTGGATGCGGGGAAGACGATCAGCGCCTGGTTCATGGTCAAGGACAAGACCGTTCTCAAGCGTCTGCCGGCGTCTGCCGCCAAGCGCGTGCTCTGCGCCGACCTCGCGGGACAGGGAGTCTCGAACTTGGGGACGCTTAAAGCAAGAGGCGCCTGGATGTCGGTGACCCCCGCGCCGCTGGAGTTGCTCGTCGATGACTCTCCAGCCAATCTCGCCTCCTGGCCGCAGTATGGCTGGGCCACCATCGGGCAGGCCACAAGCTCCAATTCGTTCAAAGCGGGCTCCCAGCGCTCAAGAGCCTGGCAGTCCCTTTCCGACACCTGGTGCCAGGGCTTCTTCGGCAACAACTGGGCTGACTACACCTTTCCCATCAGCTCCTACAACCGAGCCACCGGCGCGATCTCGCTCGCCCTTAGCCCCAGCTACGGGATCAAGGAAGGCATGCGGTATCGGCTTATCAACGCCCTAGAGGAACTCGACCGACCTGGCGAGTACTTCGTCGATCGAACCCTGAGTCGAATCTACTACTGGCCCATCGGCCCGATCGGGTCCGCCAAGACCGAAGTGACCCTCCTAGAGGGCCCGCTCGTGCAGTTTGCCTCAGCATCCAACATGAGGTTTGAAGGGTTTGTATTCAAGAACGGGCGAGGGCACGGCCTCGTGGCGTATTCGAGCAACGACATCGACGTTGTCAACTGCGAGTTCAAGAACCTCGGCAACCGCGCGCTCTACATGATCGGCAACGGGTGCCTCATCCACGCCAACGACATCCGCAACACCGGTTACGGAGGCATCTACGTCTCCGGCGGCGATCGCGCCACGTTGACACCCGACAACAACGTCATCACCAATAACCAGGTTCATGACACTTGCCGACTGGTGCCAAGCTCCGAAGCGGGCATCCAGGTTTTGGGCGTGGGCACCAGGGTCGCAAACAACGCGATCTACGACATCCCCGAGTACGGGGTTCTTTTCTCCGGGAATGACATCGTCATCGAGAACAACGAGATCTTTCGAGTGTGCCTGGAGACGGGCGACACTGGCGCGATCTACATCGGCCGCGACATGACCATGCAGGGCAACATCGTTCGAAACAACCTGATTCGGGATGTCGTCGCCAAGCAGGCCAACTCCGAGATCTGCCGCGTGGTCGGGGTCTATCTCGACGACTTTATGAGCGGCGTTACCGTCACGGGCAACGCGTTCGTGCGCTGCTCGTCGGGCCTCCTTATCGGTGGCGGCAAGGACAACAAGGCCACGAACAACATGTTCATCGACACGTCGGAGAGCATCGTCGCCGACGGACGTGGCATGACTTGGGCCTCGGCTGCCGTCCAACCTGGCGGCACGGTTTACACGCGCCTGCAAGCGTTCAATCTGAACACGCCGCCTTGGACCAAATACGCCTTTCTGTCCGGCTATTTGTCCAGCGACCTGCGCGTTCCGGAGCGCAACCTGCTTCGGTACAACCTCTACATCGACTCTGGCCAGATCGTCTCAGACAGCGTCTTTCTGGTGTCGCCGAACACGGTCGCGAGCAATGTGTCTGACGGCAAGGCCGCGCTCATGAATCCGGCGAACTACGACTTCAAGGTCGTCAATGGGTCCAATGCCTCGACGATTCCGTTCACCGACATCCTTCCCTCGACGATGGGTCTGGTCGCGGACAGCTATCGCCTGACCGTGCCCGACCTTCGAACGCAGTCCATCCAAGGATTGCCCTGA
- a CDS encoding nucleotide sugar dehydrogenase, with amino-acid sequence MPRAGHRQWRLGVPELKRQILERISNKTAKIGIVGLGYVGLPLGLRYVESGFEVLGFDIDPKKIEALGKGESYIRHIGEDRVRDAAQSGKLAATTDFSRIGEVDTVILCVPTPLGQHLEPDMTYIVSSLDRVQPFLRPGQMMSLESTTYPGTTRELVAPCAERAGLKIGEDIFIVFSPEREDPGNQKFSTGNTPKVVGGMTPACVEVGVAVYEAAIDKVVPVSSPDVAEMTKLLENIYRAVNIGLVNELKICCDRMNIDVWEVIDAASSKPFGFTPFYPGPGLGGHCIPIDPFYLTWKAKEYNFETRFISLAGEINRAMPEFVIEKVKDALNAREKSVRGSKVLVLGLAYKKNIDDVRESPSVELMTMLLDLGAKVSYADPLMPETPKMRRYDLGLKSVDVTPESVKEFDVVLIATDHDIFDYAMIQKSAKLIIDTRGRYRGEFPNVVKA; translated from the coding sequence ATGCCTCGCGCAGGCCATCGTCAATGGCGCCTTGGAGTTCCAGAATTGAAACGACAGATTCTTGAGAGAATTAGCAACAAAACTGCAAAAATCGGCATAGTCGGCCTAGGGTATGTGGGCCTGCCGCTCGGGCTCCGCTACGTTGAATCCGGCTTTGAAGTCCTTGGTTTCGACATAGACCCGAAGAAGATCGAAGCTCTTGGCAAGGGCGAGAGCTATATCCGTCATATCGGGGAAGACAGAGTTCGAGACGCTGCGCAATCAGGCAAGTTGGCGGCAACCACCGACTTTTCGCGTATTGGCGAAGTTGACACGGTCATTTTGTGCGTCCCGACCCCCCTGGGCCAGCACCTAGAGCCCGACATGACGTACATCGTCAGCTCCCTAGATAGGGTCCAGCCTTTTCTGCGGCCGGGCCAAATGATGTCCTTGGAATCGACCACCTACCCGGGGACCACGAGGGAGCTTGTCGCGCCTTGTGCCGAAAGGGCCGGGTTGAAGATCGGCGAAGACATCTTCATCGTGTTCTCACCCGAGCGTGAAGACCCGGGCAACCAGAAGTTCTCGACAGGAAACACGCCCAAAGTGGTTGGCGGCATGACTCCGGCTTGTGTTGAAGTGGGTGTAGCAGTCTATGAGGCAGCCATCGACAAGGTGGTCCCGGTTTCGTCGCCCGACGTTGCCGAAATGACGAAGCTCCTCGAGAATATCTATCGCGCGGTAAACATCGGGTTGGTGAATGAACTCAAGATCTGCTGCGATCGGATGAACATCGACGTGTGGGAGGTCATCGATGCTGCCTCCTCGAAGCCGTTCGGCTTCACTCCCTTCTACCCGGGTCCCGGGCTTGGAGGCCACTGCATCCCGATCGACCCGTTCTATCTGACTTGGAAAGCGAAGGAATACAACTTCGAGACTCGATTCATCAGCTTGGCCGGCGAGATCAATCGAGCGATGCCCGAGTTCGTGATTGAAAAGGTGAAAGATGCATTGAACGCCCGCGAGAAGTCCGTGAGAGGCTCCAAGGTCCTTGTGCTTGGGCTTGCCTACAAGAAGAACATTGACGATGTTCGGGAGTCACCTTCCGTTGAACTGATGACGATGCTCCTGGACCTTGGCGCCAAGGTCTCCTACGCTGATCCGCTCATGCCGGAGACGCCAAAAATGCGAAGGTACGACTTGGGCCTGAAGAGCGTTGATGTGACACCGGAATCCGTAAAGGAGTTTGACGTTGTGTTGATTGCCACCGACCATGACATCTTTGACTACGCGATGATTCAGAAGTCGGCAAAGCTCATCATCGATACTCGTGGCCGGTACCGGGGCGAATTCCCCAACGTGGTCAAGGCCTAG